A genomic region of Bactrocera dorsalis isolate Fly_Bdor chromosome 3, ASM2337382v1, whole genome shotgun sequence contains the following coding sequences:
- the LOC105221961 gene encoding membrane-bound alkaline phosphatase-like, translated as MMKFATSFIILLTLMVTTKADVDPHDFFHRATQSRANMFASGMVTDNSAVPVEELDPNFWRKSANDEINKRLADKPNTNIAKNIIFFLGDGMSLTTVTSARILKGQREGKPGEESQLSFEKFPYTGLSRTYCANAQVPDSACTSTAYLTGVKTNILSLGIGPSVNYNDCEGSMDPANDLTSLYDWAQAAGKSTGFITTTTLTHASPSGGYAHVANRMWECDTDVRSYLGDDYTSDCIDMATQLVTEEPGRKLDFIMGGGIGKFLPKTMIDPFGNPGERSDGKNLLSEWQRRHDGGVFVSSRKQMNAINIEQTTSVLGIFQSSLMNYHLHATETEPTLAEMTETAIKFLRKNDNGYFVFIEGGLIDYGNHANKPGLSLDETLEFAKAIELARNMTDPEDTLIVVTSDHAHPLSISGYPERGNDILNINKIGYDKSGVHYATLNYAAGPQQYLDEYGNRIELEGQFGDPDFVFPSYISANDGVHGGDDVGVFASGPWEHLFRGVLQQNTLPHIMAYAACIGDGAKACD; from the exons ATGATGAAGTTCGCAACAAGTTTCATTATCCTTCTGACACTGATGGTCACAACAAAGGCCGATG TGGATCCTCACGACTTCTTCCATAGGGCAACACAATCACGTGCAAATATGTTTGCTAGCGGTATGGTTACTGACAATTCCGCTGTCCCCGTGGAGGAACTCGACCCGAACTTTTGGCGCAAATCGGCGAATGATGAAATTAATAAACGTCTGGCCGACAAACCAAACACCAACATAGCAAAGAATATCATCTTTTTCCTTGGTGATGGCATGTCGCTTACCACGGTTACCTCGGCGCGTATACTCAAAGGACAGCGCGAAGGTAAACCGGGTGAGGAGTCACAACTGAGCTTTGAGAAATTTCCCTACACCGGCTTGAGCAGA ACCTATTGTGCTAATGCTCAAGTACCCGATTCGGCATGTACATCGACCGCTTACCTCACAGGCGTTAAGACTAATATTCTGTCATTGGGTATTGGACCAAGTGTAAACTATAATGACTGTGAGGGATCTATGGATCCGGCTAATGATCTTACATCACTCTACGATTGGGCACAGGCAGCTGGTAAGTCTACCGGTTTCATCACTACAACCACGTTGACACATGCCAGTCCCAGTGGCGGTTATGCACACGTCGCCAATCGTATGTGGGAGTGCGATACAGATGTACGCAGCTACCTAGGCGACGACTACACATCGGATTGCATCGATATGGCCACACAGTTGGTTACCGAAGAACCGGGACGTAAATTGGATTTCATAATGGGTGGTGGTATTGGTAAATTCTTACCCAAAACCATGATCGATCCATTCGGTAATCCCGGTGAACGTTCGGATGGTAAGAATTTGCTCTCCGAATGGCAACGCCGTCACGATGGTGGCGTCTTCGTCAGCAGTCGCAAACAAATGAatgcaatcaatattgaacaAACCACCAGCGTTTTGGGTATCTTCCAATCGAGTTTGATGAATTACCATCTTCATGCTACCGAAACTGAGCCAACCCTAGCCGAAATGACCGAAACGGCAATCAAATTTTTGCGTAAGAACGATAATGGTTACTTCGTATTCATTGAGGGTGGTCTCATCGATTATGGCAATCACGCAAATAAGCCCGGCCTCAGTCTTGATGAGACTTTAGAATTTGCAAAGGCTATCGAGTTGGCGCGTAATATGACAGATCCCGAAGATACGCTCATTGTTGTCACATCTGATCACGCCCATCCACTCAGCATCTCCGGTTATCCCGAACGTGGCAATGATATTTTGAATATCAACAAGATCGGCTATGACAAGAGCGGCGTGCATTATGCCACTCTCAACTATGCAGCTGGTCCTCAGCAATACCTGGATGAATATGGCAATCGCATCGAATTGGAAGGTCAATTTGGAGATCCAG ATTTCGTCTTCCCCAGTTACATTAGCGCTAATGATGGTGTGCATGGTGGTGATGATGTAGGCGTTTTCGCTTCCGGCCCCTGGGAGCATCTCTTCCGTGGTGTACTCCAACAGAATACTCTGCCACATATTATGGCTTATGCCGCCTGCATTGGCGATGGCGCTAAAGCTTGCGATTAA
- the LOC105221960 gene encoding alkaline phosphatase translates to MLHASIRVSTVFVLAIVSVVLASQPPIDVHVPDAFSGNSRILFTGLGMPQTNEKVPKEELDPNFWRRSANEELQKRLSNKLNTNKAKNVIFFLGDGMPLTTVAAARILKGQREGKPGEESQLSFEKFPYTGLSRTYCTNAQVADSACTSTAYLTGVKTNILFLGVSPNVDFNDCKASMDPANDLTSLYDWAQAAGKSTGFITTTTLTHASPSGGYAHVSNRLWECDTDVRTYLGDDYTTDCIDMATQLVTEEPGRKLDFIMGGGIGKFLPKTMIDPFGNPGERSDGKNLLSEWQRRHDGGVFVSSRKKMNAINIEQTTSVLGIFQSKLMNYHHHATESEPTLAEMTETAIKFLRKNDNGYVVFIEGGLIDYGNHANMPGISLDETLELSKAVELARNMTDPDDTLIVVTADHAHPLSISGYPERGNDILGLNNMGVDSNGVSYATLNYAIGPEQYLDEHGNRRELYGEFGGDPDFLFPSYIKSSMGNHAGDDVGVWASGPYAHLFTGHLQQNTLPHLMAYAACIGDGAKCCD, encoded by the exons ATGTTGCACGCCAGCATCAGGGTGAGCACCGTTTTCGTCCTCGCGATTGTCAGCGTGGTGCTAGCCAGTCAGCCGCCAA TTGATGTGCACGTACCGGATGCATTTTCGGGCAACAGTCGTATCCTATTTACCGGTTTAGGCATGCCGCAAACCAATGAGAAAGTGCCCAAAGAAGAACTCGATCCGAATTTTTGGCGACGCTCGGCGAATGAAGAGTTGCAGAAACGTCTAAGCAACAAGCTAAATACCAACAAAGCCAAGAATGTGATCTTCTTTCTCGGTGATGGCATGCCACTTACCACAGTGGCTGCGGCACGTATACTGAAGGGACAGCGCGAAGGTAAACCGGGTGAGGAATCGCAACTAAGCTTTGAGAAATTTCCCTACACCGGCTTGAGCAGA ACTTACTGTACTAACGCCCAAGTAGCCGATTCGGCATGCACCTCGACCGCTTACCTCACAGGCGTTAAGACTAATATTCTTTTCTTGGGCGTTAGCCCAAATGTCGACTTCAATGACTGTAAAGCATCCATGGATCCGGCTAATGATCTTACATCACTCTACGATTGGGCACAGGCAGCTGGTAAGTCTACCGGTTTCATCACTACAACCACGTTGACACATGCCAGTCCCAGTGGCGGCTATGCGCACGTCTCGAATCGTTTGTGGGAGTGCGATACAGATGTACGCACCTATTTGGGAGATGATTACACAACAGATTGCATCGATATGGCCACACAGTTGGTTACCGAAGAACCGGGACGTAAATTGGATTTCATAATGGGTGGCGGTATTGgtaaatttttaccaaaaaccaTGATCGATCCATTCGGTAATCCCGGTGAACGTTCGGATGGTAAGAATTTGCTTTCCGAATGGCAACGCCGTCACGATGGTGGCGTCTTCGTCAGCAGTCGCAAAAAGATGAACGCTATCAATATTGAACAAACCACCAGCGTTTTGGGTATCTTCCAATCGAAATTGATGAATTACCATCATCATGCTACTGAAAGTGAGCCAACGTTAGCCGAAATGACCGAAACGGCAATCAAGTTTTTGCGTAAGAACGATAATGGTTACGTCGTATTCATTGAGGGTGGTCTCATCGATTATGGTAATCACGCAAATATGCCTGGAATCAGTCTTGATGAGACTTTAGAACTTTCAAAGGCTGTGGAGTTGGCGCGTAATATGACAGATCCCGATGATACACTCATCGTTGTGACAGCGGATCACGCCCATCCACTTAGCATCTCCGGTTATCCCGAACGTGGTAATGATATTTTAGGTTTGAATAACATGGGTGTCGACTCCAATGGCGTTAGCTATGCTACTCTCAATTATGCTATTGGTCCTGAACAATACTTGGATGAGCATGGCAATCGCAGAGAGTTGTACGGAGAATTCGGCGGCGATCCAG ACTTTCTCTTCCCAAGTTATATCAAGTCCTCCATGGGCAATCATGCCGGTGATGATGTCGGTGTCTGGGCTTCCGGTCCATATGCTCATCTCTTCACTGGCCACTTGCAACAAAACACACTACCCCATCTGATGGCATATGCTGCCTGTATCGGTGATGGCGCTAAGTGCTGTGATTAG
- the LOC105221963 gene encoding alkaline phosphatase: MLVRKSSLPGKLWAMLCLTQLVSSAWADFHAPPPPRSIATTRDLNFVMGEGLAQTNRMVPTAELNPQFWRNQANSEIEKKLNAALNKNKAKNVIFFLGDGMPIPAITSARILHGQRVGYLGEEQLLSFEKFPYTGLSRTYCTNGQVADSACTSTAYMTGVKTNLLLLGVNANVNYNNCTASMDPANDLTSLYDWAQAAGKASGFITTTTLTHASPSGGYAHVANRQWQSDADVLSYDVDPSACTDMAQQLITEEPGKHLDVLMGGGMTKFLPKTIKDSFGNAGVRLDNRNLLTTWRNLHPNGVIVNNRDELLRVNISRISNIMGIFNSGLMDYNLVANDKQPTLAEMTGVALAFLNQKPNGYFIFIEGGLIDYGNHENKAGIALDELLEFDKAIQLARSMTDPAETLIVVTADHGHGLSVSGYPERGNNILGLNNMDTDAKGIPYATLNYALGTNQYLNADGSRMDLTGKTGKPDFISPSYINQVMGAHSGEDVSVYASGPWEHLFSGVMQQNLLPHLMAYASCIGDGPKMCS; encoded by the exons ATGTTAGTCAGAAAGAGTAGTCTACCAGGCAAGTTATGGGCGATGCTGTGCCTTACACAGTTAGTGTCGTCAGCTTGGGCTGACTTCCATGCGCCGCCGCCACCACGGAGTATTGCCACGACCCGGGATCTTAATTTCGTCATGGGTGAGGGTTTGGCTCAAACTAACCGCATGGTGCCAACAGCCGAGTTAAACCCGCAATTCTGGAGGAATCAAGCCAATAGcgagatagaaaaaaaattaaatgccgcATTGAATAAGAATAAAGCGAAAAATGTCATCTTTTTTCTCGGTGACGGCATGCCAATCCCCGCCATTACTTCGGCTAGGATTTTGCATGGACAGCGTGTTGGCTACTTGGGTGAAGAACAGTTATTATCATTTGAGAAGTTTCCCTACACCGGTTTGAGCAGA ACCTACTGTACCAATGGACAAGTAGCGGATTCAGCGTGTACATCCACCGCTTATATGACTGGCGTGAaaacgaatttactcttgctggGCGTAAATGCAAATGTCAACTATAACAATTGTACGGCCAGCATGGATCCCGCCAATGATTTGACGTCGCTGTATGATTGGGCGCAGGCAGCGGGTAAAGCTTCCGGTTTTATCACCACCACAACACTAACGCACGCCAGTCCATCGGGTGGTTATGCGCATGTCGCCAATCGGCAATGGCAAAGCGATGCCGATGTATTATCATATGATGTCGATCCGTCCGCCTGCACGGATATGGCACAGCAATTGATCACAGAAGAGCCGGGCAAGCATTTGGATGTGCTTATGGGTGGTGGTATGACTAAATTTTTGCCGAAGACGATAAAGGACTCTTTCGGTAATGCCGGTGTACGTTTAGATAATCGAAATTTACTAACAACCTGGCGGAATCTACATCCGAATGGTGTCATCGTAAATAATCGTGACGAACTGTTACGTGTCAATATTTCGCGTATATCGAATATTATGGGTATCTTTAATAGCGGATTGATGGACTATAATTTAGTAGCGAACGACAAACAGCCGACACTCGCCGAAATGACCGGTGTCGCTTTGGCTTTCCTCAATCAAAAACCGAATGGCTATTTCATCTTCATCGAAGGTGGCCTTATAGACTATGGTAATCATGAGAATAAAGCCGGTATAGCTTTGGATGAACTTTTAGAGTTCGATAAAGCTATACAGCTGGCGCGTTCTATGACCGATCCAGCGGAAACATTAATCGTTGTGACAGCGGATCATGGTCATGGTTTATCCGTATCCGGTTATCCTGAGCGTGGTAATAACATATTGGGTTTGAATAATATGGACACGGACGCAAAAGGTATACCATATGCGACATTGAATTATGCACTTGGAACAAACCAATATCTGAACGCGGATGGCAGCAGAATGGATTTGACCGGTAAAACGGGAAAACCAG aCTTCATTTCGCCCAGCTACATTAACCAGGTAATGGGTGCGCATTCAGGTGAGGATGTGTCCGTGTACGCTTCAGGCCCTTGGGAGCACCTCTTCTCAGGCGTCATGCAACAAAATCTCCTACCGCATTTGATGGCTTATGCGAGTTGTATTGGTGATGGGCCGAAAATGTGCAGCTGA